Proteins encoded in a region of the Natranaeroarchaeum aerophilus genome:
- a CDS encoding DHH family phosphoesterase, which produces MTDDEATSTGDTKSPVVYDLDSECTLDEVTEDGLYLATVNGVVEYGVFVDLSEFVSGLVHESKLDGEYEVGDQLVVDLEEVRENGDVSFRSVDIDDYELESVSHEYDITPVEELEDNVGSTVYLAGQVVQIKQTGGPTLFHVRDESGIVPCAIFESAGVRAYPEVSVDDYVRVSGTPEHREGAIQIEADSLTALDDEEATEIEARLDAAVEERAAPADVDPLIEWEAFEKLRPDLESVAKLLRRTVLEGRPIRIRHHADGDGMCASVPVELALERFIEEVHEDPEAKRHLFKRLPSKAPFYEMEDATRDLNFALEDRERHGQKLPLLLMLDNGSTEEDTPAYETLRHYDIPIVVLDHHHPDPEAVEPLLTEHVNPYLYDEDYRITTGMMCVELARMIDPDLTDELRHVPAVAGISDRSAADAMDEYLELAAEVGYDPDELEDVGEALDYAAHWLRYDSGRHLVNDALNVGCEDEERHHELVDFLAEKSRTEIDEQLEAALPHVEHERLDNGAHLYRVDVENDTHRFTYPAPGKTTGAIHDHKVEETGDPVITIGYGPDFSVLRSDGVRLDIPRMVTELDEEIVGGGVSGGGHLVVGSIKFVKGRREEVLDALVEKMAEAEIDEALSSTKSSV; this is translated from the coding sequence GACCTGTCCGAGTTCGTCTCCGGACTCGTGCACGAATCGAAACTCGACGGGGAGTACGAGGTCGGCGACCAGCTGGTCGTCGATCTCGAAGAAGTACGAGAGAACGGTGATGTTTCGTTCCGCTCTGTCGATATTGACGACTACGAACTCGAAAGTGTCTCCCACGAGTACGATATTACACCCGTCGAGGAGCTAGAGGACAACGTCGGTAGTACGGTCTATCTCGCAGGACAGGTCGTTCAGATCAAACAGACTGGCGGTCCGACCCTCTTTCACGTGCGCGACGAATCGGGAATCGTTCCCTGTGCAATCTTCGAATCCGCCGGCGTGCGTGCCTATCCGGAAGTTTCGGTCGACGATTACGTCCGCGTGAGCGGAACCCCCGAGCATCGGGAAGGGGCAATCCAGATCGAAGCCGACTCCCTGACTGCTCTAGACGACGAGGAGGCGACGGAGATCGAGGCTCGCCTTGACGCCGCGGTAGAGGAGCGTGCAGCCCCTGCAGACGTCGACCCGCTCATCGAGTGGGAGGCGTTCGAGAAACTCCGACCGGATCTCGAATCGGTCGCAAAATTGCTTCGCCGTACCGTTCTCGAAGGGCGTCCGATCCGAATCCGTCACCACGCCGACGGCGACGGAATGTGTGCGAGTGTCCCGGTCGAGCTGGCCCTCGAGCGGTTCATCGAGGAGGTCCATGAGGATCCCGAAGCCAAGCGACACCTGTTCAAGCGACTTCCGAGCAAGGCACCATTCTACGAGATGGAGGACGCGACGCGTGACCTCAACTTCGCCCTCGAAGACCGGGAGCGCCACGGACAGAAGCTCCCGCTCCTGCTTATGCTGGACAACGGGAGCACCGAAGAGGACACGCCAGCCTACGAGACGCTGCGACACTACGACATCCCGATCGTCGTCCTCGACCATCACCACCCCGACCCGGAGGCCGTCGAACCGCTCCTGACCGAGCATGTCAATCCGTACCTCTACGACGAGGACTACCGGATCACGACGGGAATGATGTGTGTGGAACTCGCGCGGATGATCGACCCTGATCTGACGGACGAACTTCGACACGTCCCAGCAGTCGCTGGCATCTCCGATCGCTCGGCCGCCGACGCGATGGACGAGTACCTCGAACTGGCTGCGGAAGTCGGCTACGACCCCGACGAACTGGAGGACGTTGGCGAGGCGCTGGACTATGCCGCACACTGGCTTCGCTACGACTCCGGTCGACATCTCGTCAACGACGCGCTGAACGTCGGCTGTGAGGACGAGGAGCGCCACCACGAGTTAGTTGACTTCCTGGCAGAGAAATCCCGGACCGAGATCGACGAACAGCTAGAAGCTGCGTTACCGCACGTCGAGCACGAGCGACTCGACAACGGTGCTCATCTCTACCGCGTCGACGTCGAGAACGATACGCACCGGTTTACGTATCCTGCTCCCGGGAAGACGACCGGCGCGATTCACGACCACAAGGTCGAAGAGACCGGCGATCCGGTAATCACGATCGGCTACGGTCCTGACTTCTCCGTGCTCCGGAGCGACGGTGTTAGACTGGATATCCCCCGGATGGTCACGGAACTCGACGAAGAGATAGTCGGCGGCGGCGTTAGCGGCGGTGGCCACCTCGTCGTCGGCTCGATCAAGTTCGTCAAAGGGCGGCGTGAGGAAGTACTCGACGCGCTCGTCGAGAAGATGGCCGAAGCCGAGATCGACGAAGCGCTTAGCAGCACGAAATCGTCGGTTTGA
- a CDS encoding phospholipase D-like domain-containing protein, translated as MPRTKRRRYTLAATLVALLLVGGIVGITTASAASGLDPHEPSHTGNATEPTEPRIVELYPSPVAHGNVGEFVTIEFPTETETDGWSLHDDGRQTAHLPNEPIEGTVVLSHDPAETRQHTNHDVYPLDGHIQFAEDGETVTLKRNGSIVDSVTYDRASEAELWERTEEGTGVWSPIEATDIAPATTNDTEATAFVLPDAPETPVELIERADERVMLAAYTYSDPRVTDALIAAHERGVDTQIAVEASPVGGTSNRSVDQLDELTAAGVDVVAFGGDHARYRFHHGKFAVADDEAIVMTENWKPSGAGGQANRGWGVVTHDGASAEAIADVFEEDLSASDSLQWEEYGETVEPVEEPEARGTYPAEFDPQQLTVEEVTVLTAPDNAEPEIRREIEDADESILLTQVSIGGQDDPLLQEAIEAARRGVELRILLSSAWYTDDENAELREWIDGIADTDDLDIDVRLADPGGSYEKLHTKGVIIDEETVIVGSINWNTHSLRENRELALVLDGNEVAEYYTRVFNSDWDGIRWRLPVGLGAVLVAGTTGATVTTHRRVEFA; from the coding sequence GCGTATCGTCGAACTCTACCCGAGTCCGGTCGCCCACGGCAACGTCGGCGAATTCGTCACGATCGAGTTCCCGACCGAGACCGAGACGGACGGGTGGTCGCTCCACGATGACGGTCGACAAACAGCGCATCTACCGAACGAGCCGATAGAAGGAACTGTCGTATTGAGCCACGATCCGGCGGAAACGCGACAGCACACGAACCATGACGTCTATCCCCTCGACGGACACATACAGTTCGCCGAAGACGGAGAGACGGTGACGCTCAAACGCAACGGAAGCATCGTTGACAGCGTCACTTACGACCGTGCGTCGGAAGCGGAGCTCTGGGAGCGAACGGAAGAAGGAACGGGGGTCTGGTCGCCAATCGAAGCGACCGATATCGCACCGGCAACGACGAACGATACGGAGGCAACCGCGTTCGTGTTGCCGGACGCTCCCGAAACACCGGTCGAGCTGATCGAGCGTGCCGACGAACGAGTCATGCTTGCTGCATACACCTACTCCGACCCACGGGTAACAGACGCGCTAATCGCGGCACACGAACGCGGGGTCGATACCCAGATTGCGGTCGAAGCGTCTCCGGTGGGCGGGACGAGTAACCGCTCGGTCGACCAACTCGACGAACTGACCGCGGCGGGAGTCGACGTGGTCGCGTTCGGTGGTGACCACGCGAGATATCGGTTCCATCACGGGAAGTTTGCGGTCGCCGACGACGAGGCGATCGTCATGACCGAAAACTGGAAACCGTCCGGAGCTGGTGGGCAGGCAAATCGCGGATGGGGCGTCGTTACACACGACGGAGCGAGCGCGGAAGCGATCGCAGACGTCTTTGAGGAAGATCTCAGTGCCAGCGACTCGCTACAGTGGGAGGAGTACGGCGAGACCGTCGAGCCGGTCGAGGAACCAGAGGCGAGAGGAACGTATCCCGCAGAGTTCGACCCCCAGCAGCTCACTGTCGAGGAGGTAACGGTTCTTACAGCGCCGGACAACGCCGAGCCCGAGATCCGGAGAGAAATCGAGGACGCGGATGAGTCCATCCTGCTTACACAGGTCTCGATCGGCGGACAGGATGACCCGCTGCTACAGGAAGCGATTGAGGCCGCACGTCGCGGGGTCGAACTCCGTATTCTCCTCTCCAGCGCGTGGTATACGGACGACGAAAACGCGGAGCTGCGGGAGTGGATCGACGGGATCGCGGATACCGATGATCTCGATATCGACGTCCGACTGGCCGATCCCGGGGGCAGCTACGAAAAGCTCCATACAAAAGGAGTTATTATAGACGAGGAAACGGTCATCGTCGGGAGTATCAACTGGAACACTCACTCATTACGAGAGAACAGGGAGCTTGCGCTGGTACTCGACGGGAACGAGGTTGCGGAATACTATACCCGCGTGTTCAACTCGGACTGGGACGGAATCCGCTGGCGATTGCCGGTTGGACTCGGGGCGGTGCTGGTAGCAGGAACAACCGGCGCAACTGTCACCACACACAGAAGGGTCGAATTCGCGTGA